In a single window of the Terriglobus roseus genome:
- a CDS encoding glycosyltransferase: MPDESSTSQPEHQTTDRVAPAPELDLRFDGSPSASSLRRTAPVLHIEEDEPSTHTLTVLIPARNEAHNLPGCLDSLVRQSEPGFVLGEQWHILVIDDNSSDETSQIIATFADKCNGIMALSAPSLKSATRGLTGKNAALWFGASQPLAHTAKWLLFTDADTLHEPGSTSRAIVEAERHELAMLSYSPRQLVANFAQRALMPLIFSELASTYPPKKVSDPSNPIAAANGQFLLVRRQAYFDVGGHMAVGSSVLEDVALARLLKRRHPIRLRYAPEAVSARMYASTPEMIEGWTKNLALLFGNPLMMAAIALLNFVLLLGLPLLPLLMPNLVVWQALAVFIVWLRVLLRYFSRVGQSHAPFLDRILTVMALPLFAALLFRSWQNVKIAKAVTWKGREYTT; this comes from the coding sequence ATGCCAGACGAGTCCAGCACTTCCCAACCCGAGCACCAGACCACCGACCGCGTCGCTCCAGCGCCGGAACTTGACCTTCGTTTTGACGGCAGCCCCTCTGCCTCCAGCTTGCGGCGGACCGCACCCGTCCTCCACATCGAGGAGGACGAGCCGTCAACGCACACCCTGACCGTCCTGATTCCGGCTCGCAATGAGGCTCACAACCTGCCTGGCTGCCTGGACTCTCTGGTCAGGCAATCCGAACCTGGATTCGTTCTGGGGGAGCAGTGGCACATCCTGGTCATTGACGATAATTCATCGGATGAAACGTCTCAAATTATAGCGACATTTGCCGATAAGTGTAATGGTATCATGGCTTTAAGCGCTCCTTCGCTGAAGAGCGCTACCCGCGGTCTCACAGGCAAAAATGCTGCACTCTGGTTTGGCGCCTCGCAGCCACTGGCGCACACTGCGAAATGGCTCCTCTTCACCGATGCCGACACCCTGCATGAGCCGGGCAGCACCAGCCGAGCCATAGTCGAAGCCGAGCGCCACGAGCTCGCCATGCTGAGCTACTCGCCACGACAGCTCGTTGCCAACTTCGCGCAGCGAGCGCTGATGCCACTTATCTTCTCCGAGCTCGCAAGCACCTATCCACCAAAGAAGGTCAGCGACCCATCGAATCCCATCGCCGCGGCAAACGGCCAGTTCCTGCTCGTCCGTCGGCAGGCCTATTTTGATGTGGGAGGGCACATGGCTGTGGGCTCGTCCGTGCTGGAGGACGTAGCACTCGCCAGGCTGTTGAAGCGTCGCCACCCCATCCGCCTGCGCTATGCACCGGAGGCGGTCAGCGCCAGAATGTATGCGTCCACACCGGAGATGATCGAGGGCTGGACGAAGAACCTCGCACTGCTCTTCGGCAATCCGCTGATGATGGCAGCCATCGCATTGCTGAACTTCGTTCTCCTTCTGGGCCTGCCACTGTTGCCACTCCTGATGCCGAATCTCGTCGTCTGGCAGGCGCTCGCCGTCTTCATCGTCTGGCTGCGCGTGCTGCTGCGCTACTTCTCACGAGTCGGACAATCGCACGCGCCCTTTCTTGATCGCATCCTTACGGTCATGGCACTGCCTTTATTCGCGGCCCTGTTGTTCCGCTCCTGGCAGAACGTGAAGATCGCGAAGGCAGTCACGTGGAAGGGAAGAGAGTACACGACCTAG
- a CDS encoding arylesterase yields the protein MIQRLPLRHSSKAAAMMTACALLMISGCQPGRAESASDTNNGGAKALPSITTHAAPVATDDAAATDARPVIACFGDSLTAGYGVDVESSYPADLQRDLDSAGYRYRVVNMGISGETTKDGLARVDRVLAMKPAVVVVEFGGNDGLRGVPVASSRSNLDSIVSKLQNSGTQVAMAGITLPPQYSQPYIKSFNETYTVLAKKHKVPLLPFVLQGVYGVPGSIQQDGIHPTAQGCKQVSRNIFGLIKPLLKK from the coding sequence ATGATACAGCGCCTGCCGCTGAGGCACAGCAGCAAGGCAGCCGCAATGATGACCGCGTGCGCCCTGCTGATGATCTCAGGTTGCCAGCCGGGACGTGCCGAATCGGCAAGCGATACCAACAACGGAGGCGCGAAAGCTTTGCCATCCATCACCACTCATGCGGCTCCGGTTGCTACCGACGACGCTGCCGCCACGGACGCGCGGCCCGTCATCGCCTGCTTTGGCGATAGCCTCACCGCAGGCTACGGTGTCGACGTCGAAAGCAGCTATCCCGCCGACCTGCAGCGCGACCTGGACAGTGCAGGCTATCGCTATCGCGTCGTCAACATGGGCATCAGTGGCGAAACGACGAAGGACGGACTGGCTCGCGTGGACCGCGTCCTGGCCATGAAGCCCGCGGTCGTTGTAGTGGAGTTCGGCGGCAACGACGGCTTACGCGGCGTGCCGGTAGCCAGCTCGCGCTCAAACCTCGACAGCATCGTCAGCAAATTACAGAACAGCGGCACGCAGGTGGCCATGGCCGGCATCACGCTGCCTCCGCAATACAGCCAGCCCTATATCAAGAGCTTCAACGAGACGTATACGGTCCTTGCGAAAAAGCACAAAGTGCCGCTTCTGCCGTTCGTGCTGCAAGGCGTCTACGGCGTTCCCGGCAGTATTCAGCAGGACGGCATCCACCCCACAGCACAAGGCTGCAAGCAGGTCTCAAGGAATATTTTTGGCCTAATCAAGCCGTTGCTAAAGAAGTAG
- a CDS encoding ATP-binding protein, whose product MKALPFRSFAWALGGCVLVLGSGFVSLHHALEPAVSIPLYMLLTVFVAWRAGFRAAIAVAVCATLGLDFFFTEPRFAFSVDSEQDVFALIAFAVVSLLISHLSRRIRAKSDDLYRSEAQQRALYELSRSALLVDWRSSVETQLCALIQERLRLTGVALWSAREASFTFAGDSAHAIDRLEASFRADRSYDLPNQSESVRILRFGMRPLGAILFRGPIEQLLADAVATLAATHLERIRSLKAEVAAESQAVSERLRTTVLDGLAHAVKTPLTTIVVSSSGLREIGSLTALQSDLAYVIENQASYLSELTDKLLRTAKLESREVVLHTQKTHLQDVIETAIGELRSAHDTTRLQFKGITDTDVRLDPALFRMVLVQLFENALKYSTDGTNIRVRFDVAKGSLTMSVHNEGSFIPAAEQSLVFQRYYRTEAMQHRAPGTGIGLSVAKQAVESHGGRIWVQSDKDRGTTFYITLPV is encoded by the coding sequence ATGAAGGCTCTTCCGTTCAGGTCGTTCGCATGGGCACTTGGCGGATGCGTACTCGTCCTGGGATCCGGTTTTGTCAGCCTCCATCACGCGCTGGAGCCGGCAGTTTCGATCCCGCTCTACATGCTGTTGACGGTCTTTGTGGCTTGGAGAGCAGGTTTCCGCGCGGCGATTGCAGTTGCTGTGTGTGCAACGCTGGGACTCGATTTCTTCTTCACAGAACCGCGTTTTGCTTTCAGTGTGGATTCTGAGCAGGACGTCTTCGCTTTAATCGCGTTTGCGGTCGTCTCGTTGCTGATCAGTCACCTGTCCCGCCGGATCCGCGCAAAGTCGGATGATCTTTATCGTTCCGAAGCGCAGCAGCGTGCTCTGTATGAGTTGTCACGAAGTGCGTTGCTAGTCGACTGGAGAAGCTCTGTCGAAACGCAGTTGTGTGCATTGATACAGGAAAGACTTCGCCTGACAGGCGTTGCGTTGTGGAGCGCTCGCGAGGCGAGCTTCACCTTCGCAGGCGACAGCGCTCATGCAATCGATCGTCTGGAGGCATCCTTCCGCGCGGATCGTAGCTACGACTTGCCAAACCAGTCCGAGAGCGTTCGCATACTGCGCTTCGGCATGCGCCCACTTGGTGCGATTCTTTTCCGCGGGCCAATCGAACAACTCCTTGCCGACGCCGTCGCAACGCTAGCCGCTACCCACCTGGAGCGTATCCGCTCGCTCAAGGCAGAGGTTGCTGCAGAGTCGCAGGCCGTGTCCGAACGATTGAGGACCACGGTGCTCGATGGCCTGGCGCACGCCGTGAAGACCCCACTTACCACTATCGTTGTCTCAAGTTCCGGCTTGCGCGAAATTGGCAGTCTGACAGCGCTGCAGAGTGACTTGGCGTATGTTATCGAGAACCAGGCTTCTTACCTATCGGAGCTAACGGACAAGCTGCTGCGGACCGCGAAACTTGAGAGTCGCGAAGTCGTACTCCATACACAAAAGACGCATCTGCAGGATGTCATCGAGACCGCCATTGGCGAGCTACGAAGCGCCCATGACACAACGCGACTGCAGTTCAAGGGCATAACGGATACTGACGTCCGCCTCGATCCCGCGCTATTTCGGATGGTACTTGTGCAATTGTTCGAGAACGCGCTGAAGTACAGCACGGATGGTACGAATATCCGTGTTCGTTTTGATGTTGCAAAGGGATCTCTCACCATGTCTGTCCACAATGAAGGATCGTTTATCCCCGCAGCCGAACAGTCGCTCGTCTTCCAGAGGTACTACCGTACAGAAGCCATGCAGCATCGTGCTCCGGGTACGGGTATTGGATTGTCCGTGGCAAAACAGGCCGTCGAATCGCACGGCGGTCGCATCTGGGTCCAGAGCGATAAAGATCGCGGCACTACCTTCTACATCACACTGCCGGTTTAA
- a CDS encoding 6-pyruvoyl trahydropterin synthase family protein gives MIYLTRKAEFSSAHFYRNPAWSEEKNREVFGKCANTNGHGHNYTLEVTVGGEVDPVTGFVVDLKLLKDILEQEVVSVYDHRHLNHEVPEFANVVPTTENIAVAIWRRLDGKIPNAKLQRVRVYEMDDLFADFYGEGVNDLPADRVAPELVA, from the coding sequence ATGATTTACCTGACACGCAAAGCCGAGTTCTCCTCCGCCCACTTCTATCGCAACCCCGCGTGGAGCGAGGAGAAGAACCGCGAAGTGTTTGGCAAGTGTGCCAACACGAACGGGCACGGCCACAACTACACGCTCGAAGTCACGGTCGGCGGCGAAGTCGATCCCGTCACCGGCTTTGTCGTCGACCTGAAGCTGCTGAAGGACATCCTGGAACAGGAGGTGGTCAGCGTCTATGACCATCGCCACCTGAACCACGAAGTTCCAGAGTTTGCGAATGTCGTGCCGACTACGGAGAACATCGCGGTCGCGATCTGGCGGCGCCTCGATGGCAAGATCCCGAACGCGAAACTGCAGCGTGTGCGTGTCTACGAAATGGACGATCTCTTCGCCGACTTCTACGGCGAGGGCGTGAACGATCTGCCTGCGGATCGTGTCGCGCCAGAGTTGGTGGCCTAG
- a CDS encoding TlpA family protein disulfide reductase gives MRVSATLRFALAAALLLTGCNRGDHPQQIAETAPDFTIQDGSQSVRLSQFRGKVVVLNFWATWCAPCIDELPSLQALQRARPDVQVLAVSIDDDPAAYAKFLKQYDMSILSIRTGMEGANLKYGSVRPPETFLIDRGGMIRRKFIGPQQWTNPEILGYLQKIS, from the coding sequence GTGAGAGTTTCTGCGACGCTGCGTTTTGCTTTGGCCGCTGCCCTGCTGTTGACGGGCTGCAATCGTGGTGACCATCCGCAGCAGATTGCGGAAACTGCGCCCGACTTCACCATCCAGGACGGATCGCAAAGCGTCCGCCTAAGCCAGTTCCGGGGCAAGGTGGTTGTCCTGAACTTCTGGGCAACGTGGTGTGCGCCCTGCATCGATGAACTGCCTAGTCTGCAGGCCCTTCAGAGAGCCCGGCCCGACGTACAGGTTCTTGCCGTCTCGATCGACGACGATCCGGCAGCTTACGCCAAATTCCTGAAACAGTACGACATGAGCATCCTCAGCATCCGTACCGGTATGGAAGGCGCGAACCTGAAATATGGATCGGTCCGCCCGCCCGAGACCTTCCTGATCGACCGGGGCGGGATGATTCGCCGGAAGTTCATTGGGCCCCAGCAGTGGACGAACCCTGAGATTCTTGGGTACTTGCAGAAGATTTCTTAA
- a CDS encoding ABC transporter permease, producing MAALSWTTAGRIASRELRSSRGKFFFVILSVAIGVAALTGVRGFSSAFRQTLLVRARSILAGDLSARMFQQPDASQVAKLDALKTGGVRMTPITEMAGMATAANSLDPLLVALKAIDTAEYPFYGTVELQPSMPLAQAVGGNNVAVGEDLLIRLKLHTGDRIQLGDATLRVSAIVLSEPDRLSGSFAAGPRILMTQDQLESTHLLAPGSRAGQRYLFKLPVKNDRDVARLKSQLETILPESQVTDYRETNPAVTMALDRATGVLSLVSLVALVLGAVGVAMAMRTHLLQRMDSIAIMKSLGARSSHILRIYLLQTLLLGLLGGIVGVALGVGVQLVLPLLLARLLGVTPDLHIAASAIFAGLATGLVTTLLFTMPPLLDIRNVRPILILRRTVDDAGDGSAIGGYLAKIRRSGAQIIAGILILAGITLIATTLSDSKEVGRVFTGGLAAVLLVLLITSTLVLAALRLFLRRTRASMTPVVRHGLANLYRPGNPSAALLAAVGLGVMQIATVFFLSHALISELKLSTQPTLPNVFLIDIAPSEIEGVSALLKTQSSVRGTPEMLPVIASRILSVNGTAAADLKLQNFPKRMLQSISLTWIESMPPGTKIVRGSFWQPGEQRTQLAIGQRMAQRLGVDVGSHIVFAAPGDPDHPVDATVGAIIKSDGQHAYSRAEFLLPRAPLALLPTVWYGGVHADPSHVGELQRALYAKYPTVTVINVAQAMETLRGILLQVSLVVQFLAGFSIFAGLVILASAIAGTRYRRIREVVVLKTLGATRSRIATIFSIEFATLGLIAGFVGLIFANLTARIVLGKLDLDYHFLKLINVLALFGVALLTVVTGWLASFRVLGQKPLEVLREE from the coding sequence GTGGCCGCGCTCTCATGGACAACTGCCGGCCGCATTGCATCGCGCGAACTGCGATCGTCACGCGGCAAATTCTTCTTCGTCATCCTCTCTGTTGCGATCGGCGTGGCGGCACTGACGGGTGTTCGCGGCTTCTCTTCGGCATTCCGACAAACGTTGCTGGTGCGCGCTCGTTCCATCCTTGCGGGCGATCTTTCTGCGCGCATGTTCCAGCAGCCCGACGCCTCCCAGGTCGCAAAGCTCGACGCTCTGAAGACCGGTGGTGTTCGGATGACGCCCATCACCGAGATGGCCGGCATGGCGACCGCTGCCAATTCTCTCGATCCGTTACTCGTTGCGCTCAAGGCCATCGACACGGCTGAGTATCCCTTCTACGGCACGGTCGAGCTGCAGCCATCCATGCCGCTGGCGCAAGCCGTTGGCGGCAACAATGTTGCGGTGGGAGAAGATCTCCTCATCCGCCTGAAGCTGCATACGGGGGATCGTATTCAGCTTGGTGACGCCACACTACGCGTCTCGGCCATTGTCCTGAGTGAGCCGGATCGCCTCTCAGGATCGTTTGCTGCAGGGCCACGCATCTTGATGACGCAGGATCAGCTTGAGAGCACGCACCTGCTGGCGCCCGGGTCGCGCGCCGGTCAGCGCTACCTGTTCAAGCTGCCGGTCAAGAATGACCGCGATGTCGCGCGGCTGAAGTCGCAGCTTGAGACGATCCTGCCTGAATCGCAAGTGACGGATTATCGCGAGACCAACCCTGCTGTGACGATGGCGCTGGACCGTGCGACGGGAGTGCTTTCGCTTGTGTCGCTGGTCGCGCTGGTGCTTGGCGCGGTGGGCGTTGCCATGGCTATGCGCACGCACCTGCTGCAGCGCATGGACTCCATCGCCATCATGAAGTCGCTGGGCGCGAGATCGTCGCACATCCTGCGTATCTATCTATTGCAGACGCTGCTGCTTGGCCTGCTCGGCGGAATTGTGGGCGTGGCGCTGGGTGTCGGCGTGCAGTTGGTGCTGCCGCTGTTGCTCGCCAGGCTGTTAGGCGTAACGCCGGACCTGCACATCGCCGCATCCGCCATCTTCGCCGGACTCGCGACCGGTCTGGTCACCACGTTGCTCTTTACGATGCCGCCGCTGCTGGACATCCGGAATGTGCGGCCTATCCTCATTCTTCGCCGCACCGTGGATGATGCGGGAGATGGCAGTGCGATCGGCGGATACCTCGCGAAGATTCGTCGCTCGGGCGCGCAGATCATTGCGGGCATCCTGATTCTGGCGGGCATCACGCTCATTGCCACAACGCTTTCCGATTCGAAAGAAGTCGGTCGGGTTTTCACGGGCGGACTTGCCGCTGTTCTGCTTGTCCTGCTGATCACGTCGACGTTGGTTCTGGCTGCGTTGCGACTCTTCCTGCGCAGGACCAGGGCTTCGATGACACCGGTTGTGCGCCACGGCCTGGCGAACCTCTATCGCCCTGGGAATCCTTCGGCGGCACTGCTCGCCGCTGTTGGCCTCGGTGTGATGCAGATTGCGACTGTCTTTTTCCTGTCGCACGCGCTGATCAGTGAACTGAAGCTTTCCACGCAACCGACCCTGCCGAATGTCTTCCTGATCGACATTGCACCGAGTGAGATCGAAGGTGTGAGTGCCCTGCTGAAGACACAAAGTTCCGTGCGTGGCACACCGGAGATGCTACCCGTGATCGCGTCGCGCATTCTGTCCGTGAACGGTACGGCCGCCGCGGACTTAAAGCTGCAGAATTTCCCGAAGCGCATGCTGCAGTCCATCTCCCTCACGTGGATCGAGAGCATGCCACCCGGCACCAAGATCGTGCGCGGCAGCTTCTGGCAACCGGGTGAGCAGCGCACACAGCTTGCGATTGGCCAGCGTATGGCGCAGCGGCTTGGCGTCGATGTTGGATCTCACATTGTCTTTGCCGCGCCGGGCGATCCCGACCACCCGGTCGACGCAACGGTTGGCGCGATCATTAAGTCAGATGGTCAGCACGCCTATTCGCGCGCGGAGTTCCTGCTGCCGCGTGCTCCGCTAGCTTTGTTGCCGACAGTTTGGTACGGCGGCGTACATGCAGATCCAAGTCACGTTGGTGAGTTGCAGCGTGCCCTGTACGCGAAGTATCCGACGGTCACGGTTATCAATGTAGCGCAGGCCATGGAGACGTTGCGCGGCATCCTTCTGCAGGTCTCGCTGGTCGTGCAGTTTCTGGCGGGCTTCTCGATCTTCGCCGGCCTTGTGATTCTCGCAAGCGCCATTGCTGGCACGCGTTACCGACGCATTCGTGAAGTTGTGGTGCTGAAGACACTGGGTGCCACACGATCACGCATTGCGACTATCTTCTCGATCGAGTTCGCGACGCTCGGCCTGATCGCGGGCTTTGTCGGATTAATCTTCGCGAATCTGACAGCGCGGATCGTGCTCGGAAAACTCGACCTCGACTATCACTTCCTGAAGTTGATCAATGTTCTTGCACTGTTTGGTGTCGCGTTGCTCACCGTAGTGACCGGATGGCTTGCCAGCTTCCGTGTGCTGGGTCAGAAGCCGTTGGAGGTTCTGCGCGAAGAGTAA
- a CDS encoding ABC transporter ATP-binding protein yields the protein MAGLRKSIRNGPRTIEILRGITFDVTPGEFVAIVGSSGSGKSTLLGLLAGLDTPTEGNVTLQGTAISYLAEDKLAEVRGRLIGFVFQSYQLIPTLTALENVLLPHELNAPSMEQAAGIARAKDLLAAVGLAERADHYPVQLSGGEQQRVALARAFILRPPIVLADEPTGNLDTHNGAHIMQLLLDLNRQEGTTLVLVTHDPAVAAHATRVLTVRDGEVISDIYKMPEQA from the coding sequence GTGGCAGGCCTTCGCAAGTCGATCCGCAATGGCCCACGCACGATCGAAATTTTGCGCGGCATTACGTTTGATGTCACCCCGGGCGAGTTTGTCGCTATCGTCGGCTCCTCGGGTTCGGGCAAAAGTACTCTGCTGGGCCTGCTGGCTGGCCTGGACACGCCCACAGAGGGCAATGTGACCCTGCAGGGGACAGCCATTAGCTATCTGGCTGAGGACAAACTGGCCGAGGTCCGTGGCAGGCTGATTGGCTTCGTCTTTCAGAGCTACCAACTGATCCCAACACTGACCGCGCTCGAGAATGTGCTGCTACCCCACGAACTGAATGCCCCCTCGATGGAGCAGGCCGCAGGCATCGCGCGCGCTAAAGACCTTCTCGCAGCCGTTGGTTTGGCGGAACGTGCCGACCATTATCCCGTGCAGTTATCCGGCGGCGAGCAGCAGCGTGTCGCACTTGCGCGCGCCTTCATCCTACGTCCACCTATCGTCCTCGCAGACGAGCCGACCGGTAATCTCGACACGCACAACGGTGCGCACATCATGCAGTTGCTCCTTGATCTGAATCGGCAGGAGGGCACCACACTTGTGCTCGTCACGCATGATCCAGCGGTCGCAGCGCACGCAACGCGGGTGCTGACGGTTCGTGACGGGGAAGTGATCTCCGACATCTACAAAATGCCGGAGCAGGCGTAA
- a CDS encoding 6-carboxytetrahydropterin synthase produces MPIAHFTRRYRLSASHRLHAPCLSEEQNRDTYGKCNNPFGHGHNYFIEITVAGPIDPETGFVVDMVKLDELAKRELTDRFDAQHMNADSVFSGDFVPSTENLSVEVERVFRREVPLLDSMGRLQLHRVRIEETKNNSFDLLAPGQSDALIPAQ; encoded by the coding sequence ATGCCGATCGCTCATTTCACTCGCCGCTACCGCTTGTCGGCCTCTCATCGGCTGCATGCGCCCTGCCTCTCGGAGGAGCAAAACCGCGACACCTACGGCAAGTGCAACAACCCGTTTGGGCACGGCCACAATTACTTCATTGAGATTACGGTAGCTGGTCCCATCGATCCGGAGACGGGATTCGTGGTCGACATGGTGAAGCTGGATGAGCTTGCGAAGCGCGAACTGACCGACCGCTTCGACGCGCAGCACATGAATGCCGATTCGGTCTTCAGTGGCGACTTTGTTCCATCGACTGAGAACCTAAGCGTCGAAGTGGAGCGGGTGTTCCGCCGCGAGGTGCCACTGCTGGATTCCATGGGCCGTCTCCAGCTACATCGTGTACGCATTGAAGAGACAAAGAACAACAGCTTCGATCTTTTGGCTCCGGGCCAGTCCGATGCCTTGATTCCAGCGCAATAA
- a CDS encoding response regulator transcription factor, with translation MHQGSVLIVEDDTALRHTVASTLGALGFEVRGASNGEIALDELRNRIAEVVLLDLNMPGMGGMQTAAKMRSLFPSLGIIVLTVRDRDEDKIQALDAGADDYVTKPFRLPELAARIRAAVRRARKPADEAARRIDIGEISLDLVGYRVTKAEQEVHLTPKEFELLHVLMQHAGSPMTHQKLLSTVWGPEYGNEREYLRTYISQLRRKLEDNPSTPQYLLTENYIGYRFQLS, from the coding sequence ATGCACCAGGGTTCGGTGTTAATCGTCGAAGATGATACGGCCCTGCGCCACACCGTTGCGAGCACGCTCGGTGCACTTGGCTTTGAAGTGCGTGGGGCATCAAATGGCGAAATCGCGCTCGATGAGCTTCGCAACCGGATAGCAGAAGTCGTTTTGCTCGATCTGAATATGCCGGGCATGGGAGGAATGCAAACTGCGGCGAAGATGCGAAGCCTCTTCCCGAGCCTGGGCATTATCGTGTTGACGGTGCGCGATCGCGATGAAGATAAGATCCAGGCTCTCGACGCCGGCGCAGACGACTACGTCACGAAGCCGTTTCGACTGCCGGAACTGGCCGCACGCATCCGTGCCGCAGTGCGCCGCGCCCGCAAGCCGGCGGACGAAGCCGCCAGACGCATCGACATAGGCGAGATAAGCCTTGATCTCGTAGGCTACCGCGTGACCAAGGCGGAACAGGAAGTCCACCTGACCCCAAAGGAGTTTGAACTACTGCATGTGTTGATGCAGCACGCGGGGAGTCCCATGACACATCAGAAGCTGCTATCGACCGTGTGGGGGCCTGAATACGGTAATGAGCGGGAGTACCTGAGGACGTACATCAGTCAGCTGCGTCGCAAACTGGAAGACAATCCTTCGACTCCCCAATACCTGTTGACGGAGAATTACATCGGCTACCGATTTCAACTGTCTTAG
- the truB gene encoding tRNA pseudouridine(55) synthase TruB, protein MNGLLIFDKPPGLTSHDVVSLVRRATGEKSVGHLGTLDPMATGVLPLLLGKWTRLAQFFNAAEKHYTGTIRFGFATDTYDAEGEPAGEAQPLTCTLDQLRELGKRFHGELDQVPPVFSAKKIGGVPAHKLARQGKEVTVKPARITIHGFELTGLVGDTASFTMHVSAGGYVRSVAHELGQLAGCGAHLSALRRVQAGPFTLAEAITREQLIAAVNAGNVETLLPHARTVLPGMPAVTADEGSQNKLRNGMAVNLPEFSDAPLVRIFKDRNELLGIGRRVAGTLIQPFVNLA, encoded by the coding sequence ATGAATGGACTCCTGATCTTCGATAAGCCCCCCGGTCTCACCTCGCACGATGTTGTTTCTCTCGTTCGCCGCGCCACGGGGGAAAAGTCCGTTGGCCATCTGGGCACACTGGATCCAATGGCAACCGGCGTCCTTCCGTTGCTGCTAGGCAAGTGGACGCGCTTGGCCCAGTTCTTTAACGCTGCGGAGAAGCACTACACCGGCACCATCCGCTTCGGCTTCGCGACCGACACCTACGATGCCGAAGGCGAGCCCGCAGGCGAAGCGCAACCACTAACCTGCACGCTGGACCAGCTGCGCGAACTAGGAAAGCGCTTCCACGGCGAACTCGACCAGGTGCCGCCTGTCTTCTCCGCAAAGAAGATTGGCGGTGTGCCTGCGCACAAGCTGGCACGGCAGGGCAAGGAAGTGACTGTGAAGCCCGCGCGGATCACCATCCACGGCTTCGAACTCACGGGGCTCGTTGGAGACACGGCGAGCTTTACCATGCATGTGTCGGCTGGCGGCTACGTGCGGTCCGTAGCGCATGAGCTTGGCCAACTGGCAGGCTGCGGCGCGCACCTGAGTGCACTGCGCCGCGTGCAGGCTGGTCCCTTTACGTTGGCCGAAGCGATCACGCGGGAGCAACTGATCGCAGCAGTCAACGCTGGCAACGTCGAGACGCTCTTGCCCCATGCGCGTACCGTTTTGCCGGGCATGCCCGCCGTGACGGCGGATGAAGGTTCGCAGAACAAGCTCCGAAACGGCATGGCAGTCAACCTGCCGGAGTTTTCTGATGCTCCGCTCGTGCGGATATTCAAGGACCGCAACGAGCTGCTGGGCATCGGTCGCCGAGTGGCAGGTACTTTGATACAGCCCTTTGTGAATCTTGCCTGA
- the folE gene encoding GTP cyclohydrolase I FolE gives MKDSRLETNTAIAEPEVTLHDATTAELYRELLQRVGEDPARDGLLKTPERMEKAMTFLTRGYEQNPTDILRGALFDVDYDEMVIVRDIEFYSLCEHHMLPFFGKAHVAYIPKGKVIGLSKVARLVDVFARRLQVQERMTREIADAVVEAIHPMGVAVILEAQHLCMMMRGVEKQGSMTSTSAMLGCFRESAQTRNEFLSLIRRPSGF, from the coding sequence ATGAAAGACAGTCGACTGGAAACGAATACTGCTATTGCCGAACCAGAAGTAACACTTCACGATGCGACCACCGCAGAGCTTTACCGCGAGTTGTTACAGCGTGTCGGCGAGGATCCTGCGCGGGATGGCCTGCTGAAGACGCCGGAGCGCATGGAGAAGGCGATGACCTTCCTGACGCGCGGTTATGAGCAGAATCCGACGGACATCCTGCGCGGCGCGCTCTTCGATGTTGACTATGACGAGATGGTGATCGTGCGCGACATCGAGTTCTACTCGTTGTGCGAGCACCACATGCTGCCCTTCTTCGGCAAGGCGCACGTCGCCTACATCCCGAAGGGCAAGGTCATTGGCCTCAGCAAGGTCGCCCGCCTGGTCGATGTTTTTGCACGCCGCCTGCAGGTGCAGGAGCGCATGACGCGCGAGATCGCCGACGCGGTCGTTGAGGCCATCCACCCGATGGGCGTGGCCGTCATCCTTGAGGCACAGCACCTGTGCATGATGATGCGTGGAGTGGAGAAGCAGGGCAGCATGACCTCCACATCGGCCATGCTCGGCTGCTTCCGTGAGAGCGCGCAGACCCGCAACGAATTTCTGTCGCTCATCCGCAGACCCAGCGGCTTCTAG